One Alicyclobacillus acidoterrestris DNA window includes the following coding sequences:
- a CDS encoding biosynthetic peptidoglycan transglycosylase → MFRLMKFIFGLAFFVAVCLGAMNLYFHKVFPIAKKVRVAASTIEVSNHVHPLTASEIPSTFREAIIATEDRRFNHDPGIDLVGIARSIVVDIQKDGYVEGGSTITQQLVDNTLLSKRKTMQRKLKQMFYAVGVYDTMSKREVFTLYTNVIYFGHGAYGLHNAAETYFGRSPAQCNEGELTMLAGLPNAPSAYDPLKNYTLARQRQRLVLENMVDAGYISNAKADQIYQEPLRLA, encoded by the coding sequence ATGTTTCGGCTGATGAAATTCATATTCGGTCTCGCATTCTTCGTAGCGGTTTGCTTGGGTGCGATGAACCTGTATTTTCACAAAGTGTTTCCGATTGCTAAAAAGGTTCGAGTCGCGGCAAGTACAATAGAAGTATCCAATCACGTGCACCCACTGACTGCATCGGAGATTCCATCGACGTTTCGAGAAGCCATCATCGCTACGGAGGACCGGCGGTTTAATCATGATCCCGGAATCGATCTCGTCGGTATCGCTCGCAGCATTGTTGTCGACATCCAAAAGGACGGATATGTTGAGGGCGGATCCACGATAACACAACAGTTGGTTGACAATACGCTCCTTTCCAAACGGAAGACGATGCAACGCAAGTTGAAACAAATGTTCTATGCAGTAGGCGTCTACGATACGATGTCGAAACGAGAAGTGTTCACCTTGTATACCAATGTCATTTACTTTGGACATGGCGCGTACGGTTTACATAATGCGGCGGAGACGTATTTCGGAAGGTCGCCAGCGCAGTGCAATGAGGGAGAGTTGACGATGCTGGCGGGACTCCCAAATGCTCCCTCGGCGTATGATCCATTGAAAAATTACACGTTAGCTCGTCAGCGCCAGCGCCTCGTGCTCGAAAACATGGTCGATGCCGGATATATCAGCAATGCAAAGGCGGATCAGATTTATCAAGAGCCCCTGCGCCTCGCCTGA
- a CDS encoding polyprenyl synthetase family protein, with protein sequence MDFHSVYQRYRAQLEQVEYILHDRAASQQTVLAEASQQLLDAGGKRLRPLFALICGTTQQLHEDSDDRVSKLAAALELTHMATLVHDDVIDQAALRRGRPTVRSEYGNLAAMYTGDFLFARAIQLLAEVDNPEVHREMSLGMVRLCQGEIEQIRDFYNWDQSIKTYLRRIERKTALLIALSCALGARMSAASEQDISALRLFGHYTGMAFQIVDDILDFVGSQEVVGKPVGGDLRQGNLTLPALVAAQTPNVGRRLRGLIHEGMNQDDVLEAVSLVLDTQGLHVARSLAQRYLDKALTVLTRVSDERVQKELSVLTQFVAERSF encoded by the coding sequence TTGGACTTTCATAGTGTTTATCAGAGGTACCGCGCTCAGCTAGAACAAGTTGAATACATATTGCACGACCGCGCGGCGTCGCAGCAAACCGTATTGGCAGAGGCGTCACAGCAGTTACTAGACGCTGGCGGGAAACGACTGCGACCGCTGTTTGCGTTAATTTGTGGCACGACACAGCAATTGCACGAGGATTCGGATGACCGCGTGTCTAAACTCGCTGCTGCACTCGAATTGACTCACATGGCCACGTTGGTGCATGACGACGTCATCGACCAGGCTGCGTTACGGCGGGGTCGGCCTACTGTTCGGAGTGAGTACGGGAACCTTGCTGCAATGTATACAGGCGATTTTTTATTTGCTCGTGCGATTCAACTCTTGGCTGAGGTGGACAATCCAGAAGTGCATCGCGAGATGTCGCTTGGAATGGTGCGGCTATGTCAGGGTGAAATTGAGCAAATTCGCGACTTCTACAATTGGGATCAATCGATTAAGACCTATTTGCGGAGAATTGAGCGCAAAACGGCCTTGTTGATTGCGCTGAGTTGTGCGCTGGGCGCGCGCATGAGTGCAGCGAGTGAACAAGATATATCCGCATTGCGCCTGTTTGGCCATTATACGGGTATGGCCTTTCAGATTGTCGACGACATTCTTGACTTTGTGGGCAGCCAAGAGGTGGTCGGCAAGCCTGTCGGCGGCGATTTGCGCCAAGGCAATCTCACGCTGCCGGCTTTAGTCGCGGCGCAAACGCCAAACGTGGGACGTCGGTTGCGCGGTTTAATTCACGAGGGAATGAACCAAGATGATGTGCTTGAGGCGGTTTCCCTTGTTTTGGATACGCAGGGGTTGCACGTGGCCCGGTCTCTTGCACAACGTTATTTAGACAAGGCGTTGACGGTTTTGACGAGGGTAAGTGACGAGCGGGTGCAGAAGGAGTTATCCGTTTTGACGCAATTTGTCGCTGAGCGCTCATTCTAG
- the mtrB gene encoding trp RNA-binding attenuation protein MtrB, whose translation MADSPVLGDYFVIRALENGVQVIGMTRGPETRFHHAEKLDKNEVMIAQFTEHTSAMKIRGKALLYTAHGVIRTDGELNEK comes from the coding sequence ATGGCTGATTCACCTGTTTTAGGAGATTATTTCGTCATCCGAGCACTCGAAAATGGCGTACAAGTGATTGGGATGACGCGCGGACCCGAAACGCGGTTTCATCATGCCGAAAAGTTGGACAAAAACGAGGTCATGATTGCACAGTTTACGGAACACACGTCTGCAATGAAGATTCGTGGGAAAGCTTTATTATATACGGCCCATGGAGTCATCCGCACCGATGGGGAGCTCAATGAAAAGTAA
- the gcvH gene encoding glycine cleavage system protein GcvH — protein sequence MSNVPDNLRYSKEHEWVRVEGSRAYIGITDFAQDELGDIVYVELPEVGTQLTVNETFGTVESVKTVSDLFAPVTGKVVEVNGGLEDAPERVNSSPYEDGWMVVVELSDKSELDALMDASQYQQHINE from the coding sequence ATGAGTAACGTCCCCGACAATCTCAGATATTCTAAGGAACACGAATGGGTACGTGTGGAAGGTAGCCGCGCGTACATCGGAATTACCGATTTTGCACAGGACGAGCTCGGAGATATCGTCTATGTGGAGTTGCCGGAAGTGGGCACGCAACTGACCGTGAACGAAACGTTCGGCACAGTAGAGTCCGTGAAGACGGTTTCCGACTTGTTTGCACCTGTCACTGGCAAAGTCGTGGAAGTGAACGGCGGACTAGAAGACGCGCCTGAACGCGTCAATTCCAGCCCTTACGAAGATGGTTGGATGGTCGTCGTCGAACTGAGCGACAAAAGCGAACTGGACGCACTCATGGATGCATCGCAATATCAGCAACATATCAACGAGTGA
- a CDS encoding CheR family methyltransferase: protein MDEFAWFMEQFRLLTGIDLTRYKRPQMERRLTNLRDRRGYRTFPEYIEALKLNRALMDELLDKMTINVSEFFRNPERWTQLRALLSAMGKSPRVWSAACASGEEPYSLAMLLLELGLHQHPILATDIDERVLQRAEEGIYAEPQIRGIDQNLLDRYFLREADMYRIREQVRKQVQFVKHNLLVDDYPQGLDLIVCRNVLIYFTDQTKQQILERFCSALNPGGILFVGSTEQFLGMNLGSLSPVAPFMYQKAK from the coding sequence ATGGACGAGTTTGCATGGTTTATGGAACAGTTTCGGCTGTTGACGGGAATCGATTTAACCCGATATAAGCGCCCTCAAATGGAACGCAGATTGACGAATTTGAGGGACCGGCGAGGGTATCGGACCTTTCCGGAATATATTGAAGCACTCAAATTGAACCGTGCGCTGATGGACGAATTGCTCGACAAGATGACCATTAACGTCTCCGAGTTTTTTCGGAATCCGGAACGGTGGACGCAGTTGCGTGCACTTCTATCCGCAATGGGGAAATCTCCCCGGGTTTGGAGTGCGGCGTGTGCGAGTGGTGAAGAGCCGTATTCACTCGCCATGTTGCTGCTTGAGCTCGGCCTTCATCAGCACCCAATTCTAGCGACAGATATCGACGAGCGCGTGTTACAACGCGCTGAAGAAGGCATTTATGCTGAGCCCCAAATACGAGGTATCGATCAGAACCTCCTTGACCGCTATTTTTTGCGGGAAGCTGACATGTACCGAATTCGCGAACAGGTTCGCAAACAGGTTCAATTTGTGAAGCATAATTTGCTCGTTGACGATTACCCGCAAGGACTCGACTTAATCGTATGCCGAAATGTGCTGATTTATTTTACAGACCAGACTAAACAACAAATTCTCGAGCGATTTTGCAGCGCATTAAATCCAGGCGGCATTTTGTTTGTTGGCAGTACGGAACAGTTCCTTGGCATGAATTTGGGCAGCTTATCGCCCGTGGCGCCGTTTATGTATCAAAAGGCCAAGTGA
- a CDS encoding Nramp family divalent metal transporter yields the protein MGLSASPVSSEDKAVTRARKALKQHNHGLRGLLPFIGPAFIAAVAYVDPGNYATNIQSGSAFGYRLLWVVVLANLMAIFIQRLSAKLGIATGKNLPELCRAHFPTPINIGLWVFAEIAAMATDLAEFLGASLGLNLLFHIPLIVATVITGVGTYLILMLDRFGFRPLERFITAMVVLMGVCYLAETIVSHPSFSQIAVHSVVPWLGNSQAVTLAVGVIGATVMPHAVYLHSGLTQQRILPRNDEEKIQINRFSTKEIVIALVLAGLINMSMMYMAAAAFHSTGHTHIADIQSAYQTLTPLLGPAASAVFLVSLLTSGFSSSAVGTMAGQVIMQGFVGFTIPLWARRLVTMLPTVIVVWIGLDPTRTLVISQVILSLVLPLPIFSLVYFTRRRELMGVLVNRPITTVIASVIAGLVFVLNIILILGAFGVNIL from the coding sequence ATGGGACTTTCCGCTAGCCCCGTTTCCTCAGAAGACAAGGCGGTGACGAGGGCTCGCAAAGCGCTGAAACAGCACAATCACGGCTTGCGCGGTTTGCTTCCTTTCATTGGCCCTGCGTTTATTGCGGCGGTTGCCTATGTCGATCCCGGCAACTACGCGACAAATATTCAAAGTGGTTCTGCGTTTGGCTATCGCCTCTTGTGGGTTGTCGTGCTCGCGAATTTGATGGCCATCTTTATTCAACGGCTGTCGGCGAAACTGGGCATCGCCACAGGGAAAAACCTGCCGGAGTTGTGTCGGGCGCACTTCCCCACCCCTATCAATATCGGGCTTTGGGTGTTTGCCGAAATCGCAGCCATGGCCACGGATTTGGCTGAGTTTTTGGGTGCGTCTCTCGGTCTCAATCTTCTCTTTCACATTCCGCTCATTGTTGCAACGGTCATCACCGGCGTGGGCACCTATCTGATCTTGATGCTTGACCGATTCGGGTTTCGACCGCTAGAGCGATTCATCACGGCCATGGTGGTGCTCATGGGCGTATGCTACCTGGCCGAGACCATTGTGTCACATCCCAGTTTCTCACAAATTGCCGTGCACAGTGTGGTACCATGGCTTGGCAATTCACAGGCGGTCACGCTTGCGGTAGGTGTGATCGGAGCAACGGTCATGCCCCACGCCGTGTACTTGCACTCGGGACTGACGCAACAACGCATATTGCCGCGCAACGACGAGGAAAAAATTCAAATTAACCGATTTAGTACAAAGGAAATTGTCATTGCCCTCGTGCTTGCAGGACTCATTAACATGAGCATGATGTACATGGCTGCAGCGGCATTCCATTCCACAGGACACACGCACATCGCGGACATTCAGTCGGCGTACCAAACGCTGACGCCACTGCTCGGACCGGCCGCCTCAGCAGTCTTCCTCGTGTCCCTGTTGACCTCTGGTTTTAGCAGTTCAGCAGTCGGCACGATGGCCGGGCAGGTCATCATGCAAGGATTTGTCGGCTTCACCATCCCATTATGGGCGCGCCGTCTTGTCACCATGTTGCCGACGGTTATTGTGGTATGGATTGGCCTTGATCCGACGCGAACGTTAGTCATCAGTCAAGTCATTTTAAGTTTGGTTCTTCCACTGCCGATTTTCTCGCTGGTATACTTTACACGCCGTCGAGAACTGATGGGCGTGCTGGTCAATCGACCTATCACGACGGTCATTGCATCTGTGATTGCGGGACTGGTCTTCGTCCTCAATATCATCCTGATTCTCGGCGCGTTTGGCGTCAACATCCTGTGA
- the cbpB gene encoding cyclic-di-AMP-binding protein CbpB: MQSIEALTLRDDEVARMIIAAEDVACVHPAHSAEHALLVLIKAGYSAIPVVASSGVVAGIISKTMILDRILGLERIEFDALSDFLVQDVMNVDVPRIRQDQSFIRALQMSIDAPFLCVEDDAGQFVGLLARRGILALVHNALRKTKGSS, from the coding sequence ATGCAATCTATTGAAGCCTTGACATTACGGGACGATGAGGTGGCTCGCATGATCATCGCTGCGGAGGATGTCGCCTGTGTCCACCCAGCGCACTCCGCGGAACATGCGCTGCTCGTTCTCATCAAAGCCGGATATTCAGCCATTCCAGTGGTCGCGAGTTCTGGCGTGGTCGCTGGCATAATCAGCAAAACGATGATTCTCGACCGAATCCTGGGTCTTGAGCGAATAGAGTTCGATGCCTTGTCAGATTTTTTGGTGCAAGACGTGATGAATGTCGATGTCCCTCGGATTCGCCAGGATCAATCATTTATTCGGGCGTTGCAAATGAGTATTGACGCGCCTTTCTTATGCGTCGAGGATGATGCTGGTCAGTTTGTCGGGCTTCTCGCGAGACGTGGGATTTTGGCACTCGTGCATAACGCACTTCGAAAAACCAAAGGCTCTTCGTAA
- a CDS encoding polysaccharide deacetylase family protein translates to MYRMLCALSAAISVLTACIPADAAKTKDRFYFERLGYAHWQVPTYRKIVALTFDDGPDLKYTPQILQLLTNYGDRATFFLIGKKAEQYPDVVRQTALLGNELGNHTFSHANIAHLSTADLTKELDEGKSAIERITGQRCVYFRPPRGYYDEPSVLTAYRRGYSVIMWSWDEDSRDWAGPSAATIAHSVLNHLHPGDIILLHDGTANSKQTVAALRIILPELHRRGYQSVTVTDLLRSADETDFYAK, encoded by the coding sequence ATGTACCGTATGCTATGCGCCTTGTCGGCGGCGATATCTGTCTTGACCGCGTGCATACCCGCAGACGCGGCAAAAACCAAAGACCGATTTTATTTCGAGCGGCTAGGTTACGCGCATTGGCAGGTACCGACATATCGAAAAATCGTCGCATTGACGTTCGACGATGGTCCAGATCTTAAATATACACCACAAATTCTCCAATTACTTACGAATTACGGAGATCGCGCTACATTTTTCCTCATCGGTAAGAAAGCCGAGCAATATCCGGATGTCGTACGGCAAACGGCACTTCTCGGAAACGAACTGGGCAACCATACCTTTTCACATGCGAATATTGCCCATCTCAGTACGGCCGATCTCACCAAGGAATTAGATGAAGGCAAATCGGCGATTGAACGAATCACAGGGCAGCGGTGCGTGTACTTTCGCCCGCCGCGCGGATATTACGATGAGCCGTCGGTGCTTACAGCCTATCGACGCGGATACTCCGTCATTATGTGGTCGTGGGATGAAGACAGTCGCGATTGGGCGGGCCCAAGCGCCGCCACGATTGCCCATTCGGTCCTCAATCACCTGCATCCCGGGGATATTATTCTCTTACATGACGGTACGGCCAACAGCAAACAGACTGTCGCGGCGCTTCGTATCATACTTCCTGAGCTTCATCGACGAGGCTACCAATCTGTCACCGTGACCGACTTGCTTCGTTCTGCAGACGAGACGGACTTTTACGCGAAATAA
- a CDS encoding patatin-like phospholipase family protein: MKIGAPTNTPKIGLALSGGTLKAAAHIGVLGALEKLGIQPDVLAGTSAGSLVTALYAHGYRYEQFQQLLATFPGLRLFDYGFPLWSSLYTWTVNHLHRRGPGSVPVVPTGLLRGHRLTKYIERLLAHRRPQLPFYIVATDLISGRPIVFASDSTIRKDAHAPLKNIPLAVTGSCALPGIFSPVVLDDFVLVDGAMRHYVPVSVLQDAGCDKIIAVNLYRLPANYIPTTLVDVLARSFDILLRESIDNDISPGPKIYVLEPDLSEIKWRKFAEMADCVRIGKTMVIEQRDALMDFLQTPV; encoded by the coding sequence TTGAAGATTGGCGCTCCAACAAACACGCCAAAAATCGGATTGGCCCTGAGTGGCGGAACCTTAAAGGCCGCCGCACACATCGGTGTTCTTGGCGCACTTGAGAAACTCGGCATACAACCCGATGTTCTCGCTGGAACCAGTGCCGGGTCACTGGTCACCGCCCTCTATGCACACGGCTACCGTTACGAACAGTTTCAGCAACTGCTCGCTACATTCCCTGGGTTGCGCTTATTCGACTATGGATTTCCACTGTGGTCTTCATTGTACACTTGGACGGTAAACCACTTGCACCGCCGTGGACCTGGTTCGGTACCCGTTGTGCCGACTGGACTCCTGCGCGGTCATCGACTAACCAAATATATCGAGCGATTGTTAGCGCATCGCCGACCGCAATTACCATTCTACATTGTCGCAACGGATTTGATTAGCGGGCGTCCAATTGTATTTGCGAGCGACTCGACCATTCGCAAAGACGCTCACGCACCATTGAAAAACATCCCTTTAGCTGTGACTGGAAGTTGTGCACTCCCTGGTATTTTCTCGCCTGTCGTACTGGATGACTTTGTCTTGGTTGACGGTGCAATGCGTCACTATGTGCCGGTGTCCGTACTACAAGACGCTGGTTGTGACAAAATTATCGCTGTGAATCTATATCGTCTACCTGCAAATTACATACCAACGACATTGGTCGACGTGCTTGCGCGCTCGTTCGACATTCTCCTTCGTGAATCCATTGACAACGATATCTCTCCAGGGCCAAAAATTTATGTATTAGAACCCGACTTAAGCGAAATCAAGTGGCGAAAATTCGCTGAAATGGCCGACTGCGTACGAATCGGCAAAACAATGGTCATTGAGCAGCGAGACGCGCTGATGGACTTTTTACAAACCCCTGTATAA
- a CDS encoding heptaprenyl diphosphate synthase component 1, whose protein sequence is MTDCKDSLFRRVERLALKHMQHEYLLKSQIRQSVSRFHFDVGYAILSAADVSESEMEQVLTAVLVLEQGLSIHDDVDTSSAEKQGLVVLAGDYDSSKYYFLLAQLSDSALMYALCDAVARVNEAKMTISTEGNRLSSQEYMRLTGIAQGQLLTALANHYLGETGAWTTHIESLVQAHIVRNELLARRPNHNFTVRQASEWLSDSMQRVGTMPATALVGPLYNFLVEYFQPIQQTVEHLSWAEGKH, encoded by the coding sequence TTGACGGATTGCAAGGATAGCTTATTTCGACGTGTCGAGCGTCTGGCACTGAAACATATGCAGCATGAGTATTTGCTTAAAAGCCAAATACGTCAATCCGTCAGTCGGTTTCATTTCGATGTCGGGTACGCGATTCTGTCAGCGGCAGATGTGTCCGAGTCTGAGATGGAACAGGTTTTAACCGCTGTGTTGGTACTCGAGCAGGGGTTGTCCATTCACGACGATGTGGATACCTCGTCTGCAGAAAAGCAAGGACTTGTTGTACTGGCCGGGGATTACGACAGTAGCAAGTACTATTTTCTACTGGCTCAGCTGAGTGACAGTGCGTTGATGTACGCACTTTGTGATGCGGTGGCTCGGGTGAACGAGGCGAAAATGACGATTTCCACTGAGGGGAATCGACTTTCATCACAAGAGTACATGAGACTGACGGGAATTGCGCAGGGACAATTGCTGACGGCGCTCGCCAACCATTATCTTGGTGAAACTGGGGCTTGGACCACACACATTGAGTCACTTGTACAGGCACATATTGTGCGAAATGAATTGCTTGCACGCCGGCCAAACCATAATTTTACGGTTCGTCAAGCATCGGAGTGGCTGTCCGATTCCATGCAGCGAGTGGGCACAATGCCGGCAACCGCGTTAGTCGGCCCCTTGTACAACTTTTTGGTTGAGTATTTTCAGCCCATTCAACAGACAGTCGAGCACTTGAGTTGGGCGGAGGGGAAGCACTAA
- the spoIVA gene encoding stage IV sporulation protein A: MEKFDVFKDIAERTGGDIYLGVVGPVRTGKSTFIKKFMELIVLPNIKDESERVRATDELPQSAAGRTIMTTEPKFIPNQAVEVGVAEGLDVNIRLVDCVGYAVEGARGYEDEAGPRMVTTPWFDEPVAFQEAAEIGTRKVIADHSTIGIVVTTDGSVAEIPREGYVDAEERVVEELKELGKPFVIIVNSVNPEHPRAQDLRDELMTKYDVPVIALSCATVTTHEINYVLREALYEFPVKEVNVNLPNWVMVLEEEHWLRQQFHDSVRDTIQDIRRIRDIDRVVAQFSEYEFVSNAGLSHMDMGQGVAVIDLDAPDELYDRVLTEVVGVQITGRDQLLRMMKEFTYAKREYDKVAEALRMVKLTGYGIAPPALEEMTLDEPELIKQGSRFGVRLKATAPSIHMIRVDVESEFAPIVGTEKQSEELVRYLMQDFEKDPLKIWESDIFGKSLAAIVREGISGKLSLMPENAQFKLKETLQRIINEGSGGLIAIIL; the protein is encoded by the coding sequence GTGGAAAAATTCGACGTCTTTAAGGACATTGCTGAGCGAACGGGGGGCGACATCTACCTCGGCGTGGTCGGCCCCGTGCGCACTGGCAAGTCGACCTTTATTAAAAAGTTTATGGAACTCATCGTTCTGCCGAACATCAAAGATGAGTCCGAACGGGTCCGCGCAACCGATGAGTTGCCGCAAAGTGCTGCAGGCCGTACCATTATGACGACTGAACCAAAGTTTATCCCTAACCAAGCGGTTGAGGTGGGGGTTGCCGAAGGGCTGGATGTGAACATTCGGCTTGTCGACTGCGTTGGTTATGCGGTCGAAGGCGCACGAGGATATGAAGATGAAGCGGGACCGCGCATGGTGACGACGCCGTGGTTCGACGAACCTGTCGCGTTCCAGGAAGCTGCGGAAATCGGCACGAGAAAGGTCATCGCTGACCACTCGACCATCGGTATTGTCGTGACGACAGACGGCAGTGTCGCTGAAATTCCGAGAGAAGGCTATGTGGACGCCGAGGAACGGGTCGTCGAAGAGCTAAAGGAACTCGGCAAACCGTTTGTCATCATCGTCAACTCCGTCAATCCGGAGCATCCGCGGGCGCAAGATCTACGCGATGAACTGATGACCAAATACGATGTACCTGTCATTGCATTGTCGTGTGCCACGGTCACGACACACGAAATCAACTACGTGTTGCGCGAAGCACTTTATGAATTCCCAGTGAAAGAAGTCAATGTGAACCTGCCAAACTGGGTGATGGTGCTAGAAGAAGAACACTGGCTGCGCCAACAATTTCATGACTCCGTGCGCGATACCATTCAAGATATCCGACGGATTCGCGATATTGACCGGGTCGTCGCGCAGTTCTCGGAATATGAGTTCGTGTCGAACGCAGGTTTGTCACACATGGATATGGGGCAGGGCGTGGCCGTTATCGATCTCGACGCGCCAGACGAATTATACGACCGCGTATTGACGGAAGTCGTCGGCGTTCAAATCACGGGTCGTGATCAACTGCTGCGCATGATGAAAGAGTTCACGTATGCGAAGCGCGAATACGACAAGGTGGCGGAAGCGCTGCGCATGGTCAAGTTGACCGGGTACGGAATTGCGCCGCCGGCGCTCGAGGAAATGACCTTGGATGAGCCGGAACTGATCAAGCAAGGTTCTCGCTTCGGGGTTCGTTTGAAGGCGACGGCGCCGTCTATCCATATGATTCGCGTGGACGTCGAGAGCGAGTTCGCGCCGATTGTGGGCACAGAAAAGCAGTCGGAGGAACTCGTGCGTTACCTGATGCAGGATTTCGAGAAGGATCCACTGAAAATTTGGGAGAGCGACATCTTCGGAAAATCGTTGGCGGCGATTGTCCGGGAAGGCATTTCCGGGAAGCTGTCACTTATGCCGGAAAACGCTCAGTTCAAACTCAAAGAGACGCTGCAGCGCATTATCAACGAGGGCAGCGGAGGTCTTATCGCAATCATTCTGTAA
- a CDS encoding biotin/lipoyl-containing protein → MIDVKLPQLGDSVDKALVTSWLKQVGDHVEQDEPLLEVTTDKVTIEVPSEYTGTLREILVHEGEHVGLETVLCRIESD, encoded by the coding sequence ATGATAGACGTAAAATTGCCACAGCTTGGCGACAGTGTGGATAAGGCGCTTGTCACATCGTGGCTCAAGCAGGTCGGTGACCACGTTGAACAGGATGAACCGTTATTGGAAGTCACCACCGACAAGGTAACTATCGAAGTCCCCTCAGAATACACTGGGACGCTTCGAGAGATTTTGGTGCACGAGGGAGAACATGTGGGTCTCGAGACGGTCTTGTGCCGGATTGAGAGCGACTGA
- the ndk gene encoding nucleoside-diphosphate kinase, with protein MAVEKTFVMVKPDGVQRGLVGEIVSRFEKKGLKIVGAKLMQVPQSLAEEHYAEHKERPFFKDLVSFITSSPVFAMVLEGDNAISVARTLMGKTNPAESAPGTIRGDYGLTIGMNIIHGSDSAESAAREINLWFKGESVSYDRAVDAWLA; from the coding sequence GTGGCAGTCGAAAAGACGTTTGTAATGGTGAAACCAGACGGAGTACAACGCGGTTTGGTTGGTGAAATCGTCAGCCGTTTTGAAAAGAAGGGGCTGAAGATTGTAGGCGCAAAGTTGATGCAAGTTCCACAGTCCCTGGCTGAAGAACACTACGCGGAACACAAGGAACGCCCGTTTTTCAAAGATCTCGTGTCGTTCATTACCTCTTCACCAGTTTTTGCAATGGTACTGGAAGGGGATAATGCGATTAGCGTGGCGCGCACGTTGATGGGGAAGACGAATCCGGCTGAATCGGCACCAGGCACCATTCGCGGCGACTATGGGTTGACGATTGGCATGAATATCATTCACGGATCAGATTCAGCCGAGAGTGCTGCACGTGAAATCAATTTGTGGTTCAAGGGCGAGTCTGTTTCTTACGACCGAGCGGTCGACGCGTGGTTGGCGTAA
- a CDS encoding demethylmenaquinone methyltransferase, whose product MQGDKAEHVHEVFSKIARRYDVMNSVLSFQQHRLWRHFAMRQLPLRRDSKILDVAAGTGAWTFSMAKRLGPKGHVTGLDFTEAMLEVAQERLATCPERDRIDFIHGNAMDLPFEDNQFDIATVGFALRNMPSVEKCLQEMLRVVKPGGVVVSLELSKPDSALFRRLYYFYFYKVLPRIGSLVVKDDAPYSWLPESLIDFPNRHQLEQMFVDLGMTKVKSYPLTMGIAALHIGYKALPGQETM is encoded by the coding sequence ATGCAGGGTGACAAGGCCGAACATGTTCATGAAGTGTTTTCTAAAATTGCGCGCCGATACGATGTGATGAACTCCGTCTTGAGTTTTCAGCAACATCGTTTGTGGCGCCATTTTGCCATGCGGCAGTTGCCGTTGCGGCGCGATTCGAAAATTCTCGACGTCGCAGCGGGAACTGGTGCGTGGACGTTTTCCATGGCAAAGCGATTGGGGCCTAAAGGCCATGTAACGGGCCTCGATTTTACAGAGGCGATGCTAGAAGTCGCACAGGAGCGGTTGGCTACCTGCCCAGAGCGAGACAGAATCGACTTTATTCATGGCAACGCGATGGATTTGCCATTTGAGGACAATCAATTTGACATTGCGACCGTGGGATTTGCGTTGCGCAACATGCCAAGTGTAGAGAAATGTTTACAGGAGATGCTGCGAGTGGTGAAGCCGGGCGGCGTGGTCGTTTCGCTCGAATTGTCCAAACCGGATTCGGCTCTGTTTCGGCGTTTGTACTACTTTTATTTTTATAAGGTACTGCCGCGCATCGGCTCGCTTGTGGTCAAAGACGATGCACCTTATTCATGGCTGCCGGAGTCGCTCATCGACTTTCCAAATCGTCATCAACTGGAACAAATGTTTGTGGATTTAGGGATGACGAAGGTCAAGAGCTATCCACTGACTATGGGCATTGCGGCGCTCCACATTGGGTACAAGGCGCTGCCTGGACAGGAGACGATGTGA